The Brassica oleracea var. oleracea cultivar TO1000 chromosome C6, BOL, whole genome shotgun sequence genome includes a region encoding these proteins:
- the LOC106300313 gene encoding ABC transporter G family member 37 isoform X1 — translation MANMAGADEIESLRVELAEIGRSIRSSFHRHTSSFRSGSSRYEPDHDGEGNDTNAEYALQWAEIERLPTVKRMRSTLLDDGDESMTEKGKRVVDVTKLGAMERHLMIEKLIKHIENDNLKLLKKIRRRIDRVGMELPTIEVRYEGLKVEAECEIVEGKALPTLWNTATRVLSELVKLTGAKTREAKISILNDVNGIIKPGRLVVVFLQVLIKPLCHQSVFNKSSCSCRLTLLLGPPGCGKTTLLKALSGNLENNLKCSGEISYNGHRLDEFVPQKTSAYISQYDLHIAEMTVRETVDFSARCQGVGSRTEIMMEVSKREKEAGIIPDTEVDAYMKAISVEGLERSLQTDYILKILGLDICAETLIGDVMRRGISGGQKKRLTTAEMIVGPTKALFMDEITNGLDSSTAFQIVKSLQQLAHISNATVVVSLLQPAPESFDLFDDVMLMAKGKIVYHGPRGEVLNFFEECGFQCPERKGVADYLQEVISRKDQVQYWRHEDLPYSFVSVDMLSKKFKDFSIGKKIEEALSKPYDRSKSHKDALSFSVYSLPNWEMFIACISREYLLMKRNYFVYIFKTGQLVMAAFITMTVFIRTRMGIDILHGNSYMSALFFAVIILLVDGFPELAMTAQRLAVFYKQKQLCFYPAWAYAIPATVLKVPLSLLESFVWTGLTYYVIGYTPEASRFFKQFILLFLVHFTSISMFRCLAAIFQTVVASVTAGSFGILITFVFAGFVIPPPSMPAWLKWGFWANPLSYSEIGLSVNEFLAPRWSQIQPSTNLTLGRSILESRGLNYDGYMYWVSLCALVGFTVLFNTIFTLALTFLKSPTSSRAMISQEKLSELQGTEGTTDYSSIKKKTTDSPVKTEGKMVLPFKPLTVTFQELNYFVDTPVEMREQGFANKKLQLLTDITGAFRPGILTALMGVSGAGKTTLLDVLAGRKTSGYIEGDIRISGFPKVQETFARVSGYCEQTDIHSPNITVEESVIYSAWLRLAPEIESATKTEFVKQVLETIELDEIKDALVGVAGESGLSTEQRKRLTIAVELVANPSIIFMDEPTTGLDARAAAIVMRAVKNVADTGRTIVCTIHQPSIDIFEAFDELVLLKRGGRMIYTGPLGQNSCHIIEYFENVPGVPKIRDNHNPATWMLDVSSQSAEVELSVDFAKIYNESALFKSNSELVKQLSQPDSGSSDLQFKRTYAQSWYGQFKSIWWKMNLSYWRNPSYNLMRLIHTLISSLIFGALFWKQGQKIDTQQSVFTVVGAIYGAVLFLGINNCSSAIRNLETERNVMYRERFAGMYSATAYALGQVVTEIPYLFIQAAEFVIITYPMIGFYASTYKVFWALYSMFTSLLTYNYLAMFLISITPNFMVASILQSIFYVNFNLFSGFLIPETEVPRWWIWLYYITPTSWTLNGFFSSQYENIHEEIIVFGESTTASKFLEDYFGFHHDRLAVTAVVQIAFPIALALMFAFFVGKLNFQRR, via the exons ATGGCTAATATGGCTGGAGCAGACGAGATTGAGTCGTTGAGAGTGGAGCTTGCAGAGATTGGAAGAAGCATCAGATCATCGTTCCATAGACACACCTCGAGTTTCAGAAGCGGCTCTTCGAGGTATGAACCTGATCATGATGGTGAGGGCAATGATACTAATGCAGAGTATGCTCTGCAATGGGCTGAGATCGAGAGATTGCCAACCGTGAAACGCATGAGATCGACTCTCCTTGATGATGGTGATGAGTCCATGACTGAGAAAGGAAAAAGAGTCGTTGATGTCACGAAGCTTGGAGCCATGGAACGCCATCTGATGATTGAGAAACTCATCAAACACATTGAGAATGATAATCTCAAGTTGCTCAAGAAAATCAGGAGAAGAATAGACAG AGTTGGAATGGAGTTACCGACCATAGAAGTGAGGTATGAGGGTTTAAAAGTGGAGGCAGAGTGCGAGATTGTTGAAGGGAAGGCACTTCCAACACTGTGGAACACTGCTACGCGTGTTTTGTCT GAACTGGTGAAGCTCACTGGTGCAAAAACACGAGAAGCCAAGATAAGCATTCTTAATGATGTCAATGGCATTATAAAACCGGGAAGGTTAGTAGTCGTCTTCTTGCAAGTTCTGATCAAACCTTTATGCCATCAAAGTGTGTTTAATAAATCTTCTTGCTCTTGCAGGTTAACATTGTTGCTTGGTCCTCCTGGATGTGGAAAAACGACTCTGTTGAAGGCCTTATCAGGAAACTTAGAAAATAATCTAAAG TGTTCAGGTGAAATCTCCTACAATGGGCATAGACTTGACGAGTTTGTTCCTCAGAAAACATCGGCGTACATAAGCCAATATGATCTGCACATTGCTGAGATGACAGTGAGGGAGACAGTCGACTTCTCAGCTCGTTGTCAGGGTGTTGGAAGCCGAACAG AAATTATGATGGAAGTTAGTAAAAGAGAAAAGGAAGCAGGAATCATTCCTGACACAGAAGTGGATGCTTACATGAAA GCAATATCTGTTGAAGGACTTGAAAGAAGTCTGCAAACAGATTACATCTTGAAG ATTCTTGGACTCGACATTTGTGCAGAAACTTTGATTGGAGATGTGATGAGGAGAGGCATATCAGGGGGCCAGAAGAAGCGTCTTACCACAG CCGAGATGATCGTTGGTCCAACAAAGGCACTGTTTATGGATGAAATAACAAACGGCTTAGACAGTTCCACGGCTTTTCAGATTGTTAAATCTCTTCAGCAGCTGGCTCACATATCAAACGCTACTGTTGTTGTTTCGCTTCTTCAACCTGCTCCAGAGTCCTTTGACCTCTTTGATGACGTTATGCTGATGGCCAAGGGGAAAATAGTGTATCATGGCCCACGTGGTGAGGTCCTGAACTTCTTTGAGGAGTGTGGATTCCAATGCCCTGAAAGGAAAGGTGTTGCAGACTATCTCCAGGAG GTTATATCAAGAAAAGACCAAGTTCAATACTGGCGTCACGAGGATTTACCTTATAGCTTTGTCTCAGTAGACATGTTGTCGAAGAAATTCAAGGACTTCAGTATAGGGAAAAAGATTGAGGAAGCTCTGTCTAAACCATATGATAGATCAAAAAGCCATAAGGATGCTCTTTCCTTCAGCGTGTACTCTCTACCAAACTGGGAGATGTTTATAGCTTGCATATCAAGAGAGTATCTTCTCATGAAGAGAAACTATTTCGTCTATATATTCAAGACGGGTCAG CTTGTGATGGCAGCATTCATTACTATGACTGTGTTTATCCGAACAAGGATGGGTATTGATATCCTTCATGGAAACTCTTACATGAGTGCCCTCTTTTTCGCCGTCATTATCCTTCTTGTTGATGGATTCCCTGAGTTGGCTATGACGGCTCAACGCTTAGCTGTATTTTACAAACAGAAGCAGTTGTGTTTCTATCCAGCATGGGCTTATGCAATCCCTGCAACGGTGTTAAAGGTCCCACTCTCGTTACTTGAATCATTCGTTTGGACTGGACTCACTTACTATGTCATTGGGTACACCCCTGAAGCCTCCAG GTTCTTCAAGCAGTTCATTCTACTATTTCTTGTTCACTTCACTTCGATATCCATGTTCCGGTGTCTAGCTGCAATCTTCCAGACAGTAGTTGCCTCAGTCACAGCTGGCAGTTTTGGTATATTAATCACATTTGTCTTTGCCGGTTTTGTCATTCCACCAC CTTCTATGCCGGCATGGCTCAAGTGGGGTTTCTGGGCAAATCCATTGAGTTACAGTGAGATTGGGCTATCGGTAAATGAGTTTCTTGCTCCAAGGTGGAGCCAG ATACAACCAAGTACTAATCTTACCTTGGGGAGAAGCATACTCGAAAGCCGTGGACTGAACTACGATGGTTATATGTATTGGGTATCACTCTGTGCCTTGGTGGGTTTCACTGTGCTCTTCAACACAATTTTCACTCTGGCGCTGACGTTTTTGAAAT CACCGACATCATCACGAGCCATGATCTCACAAGAAAAACTCTCTGAGCTGCAAGGAACAGAAGGTACAACAGACTACTCTTCCATCAAGAAAAAGACTACAGATTCCCCTGTAAAAACAGAAG GCAAGATGGTGTTACCTTTCAAGCCCCTCACTGTGACATTTCAAGAACTGAACTACTTCGTTGACACTCCAGTG GAGATGAGAGAGCAAGGATTTGCTAACAAGAAGCTGCAACTTCTCACAGACATCACCGGAGCTTTCCGTCCGGGAATCCTAACGGCGTTGATGGGAGTGAGCGGCGCCGGAAAGACCACACTCCTCGACGTCCTAGCCGGAAGAAAGACCAGCGGATACATAGAAGGCGACATCAGAATCAGCGGCTTCCCTAAAGTCCAAGAAACGTTCGCTAGAGTCTCAGGCTACTGCGAGCAAACAGATATTCACTCACCAAACATCACCGTCGAAGAATCCGTTATCTACTCCGCTTGGCTCCGTCTCGCTCCTGAGATCGAGTCCGCAACCAAAACC GAATTCGTGAAGCAAGTGCTGGAGACGATCGAGTTAGACGAGATCAAGGATGCTTTGGTGGGAGTCGCCGGAGAGAGCGGATTATCGACGGAGCAGAGGAAACGGCTTACGATCGCGGTGGAGTTGGTGGCGAATCCGTCGATCATCTTCATGGACGAGCCTACGACGGGACTCGACGCAAGAGCAGCCGCCATTGTTATGAGAGCTGTGAAGAACGTAGCTGACACTGGACGAACCATCGTCTGCACTATTCATCAGCCTAGCATCGATATTTTCGAAGCTTTCGACGAG TTAGTCCTTCTTAAAAGAGGTGGTCGCATGATCTACACAGGACCACTAGGCCAAAACTCATGTCACATTATCGAGTATTTTGAG AATGTTCCTGGAGTTCCTAAAATAAGAGACAACCACAATCCAGCAACATGGATGCTTGATGTTAGTTCACAATCTGCTGAAGTTGAACTTAGTGTCGATTTCGCTAAAATCTACAATGAGTCCGCTCTTTTCAA GAGCAACTCAGAGCTTGTGAAACAGTTGAGCCAACCAGATTCAGGGTCAAGTGATTTACAGTTTAAAAGAACTTATGCACAGAGTTGGTATGGACAATTCAAATCCATTTGGTGGAAGATGAACTTGTCTTACTGGAGGAACCCTTCTTATAACCTGATGCGTTTGATTCACACATTAATCTCTTCTTTGATCTTCGGCGCACTCTTTTGGAAACAAGGCCAGAAAAT AGATACTCAACAGAGTGTGTTCACTGTAGTTGGAGCGATCTACGGGGCTGTGCTTTTCTTGGGGATTAACAACTGTTCATCAGCTATTCGAAATTTAGAAACAGAACGAAATGTTATGTACCGTGAAAGATTTGCAGGGATGTACTCAGCGACAGCTTATGCATTAGGTCAAGTCGTGACTGAGATACCTTACTTGTTCATACAAGCAGCCGAGTTTGTGATCATAACATATCCTATGATCGGTTTCTATGCTTCAACCTACAAAGTCTTTTGGGCATTGTACTCTATGTTCACTTCACTTCTCACTTACAACTATCTCGCAATGTTCCTCATCTCCATCACACCAAACTTCATGGTTGCCTCGATTCTTCAGTCGATTTTCTATGTTAATTTTAACCTCTTTTCCGGGTTTCTGATCCCTGAGACG GAAGTTCCAAGGTGGTGGATTTGGTTATATTATATAACACCAACGTCATGGACACTCAACGGGTTTTTCTCGTCTCAGTATGAAAATATTCACGAGGAGATCATTGTCTTTGGAGAATCCACGACGGCTTCAAAATTCTTAGAAGACTATTTTGGATTCCATCATGACCGTTTGGCAGTTACAGCGGTTGTTCAAATCGCTTTTCCTATTGCATTGGCTTTGATGTTTGCATTCTTTGTTGGCAAACTCAATTTCCAAAGAAGATGA
- the LOC106298927 gene encoding uncharacterized protein LOC106298927 isoform X3, producing MKRYSVSQTLTLDSIKQTSPKALTEKSYAFPSCHSIQQTLAFSLEPGDRVEADEAIAQIETDKVTIDIASPWCDPRVSCQARRYCRTGKQGSYTK from the exons ATGAAAAGGTACAGCGTCTCCCAAACATTAACTCTTGACTCCATCAAACAGACGTCTCCCAAAGCTCTTACAGAAAAGTCATATGCGTTTCCCAGTTGTCATTCAATTCAGCAAACCCTAGCTTTCTCACTCG AACCTGGTGACAGAGTAGAGGCTGATGAGGCTATTGCACAAATTGAAACTGACAAG GTGACAATAGATATTGCTAGCCCATGGTGTGATCCAAGAG TTTCTTGTCAAGCAAGGAGATACTGTAGAACCGGAAAGCAAGGTAGCTATACAAAATAG
- the LOC106298927 gene encoding uncharacterized protein LOC106298927 isoform X2, whose product MIVGCSSPLDSHSIKKNDVSQSSYRKVICVSQLSFNSANPSFLTRTVFSNFQGTTLQRWVRLFSPDSEPGDRVEADEAIAQIETDKVTIDIASPWCDPRVSCQARRYCRTGKQGSYTK is encoded by the exons ATGATTGTTGGCTGCTCCTCCCCTTTGGATTCACATAGCATCAAGAAAAATG ACGTCTCCCAAAGCTCTTACAGAAAAGTCATATGCGTTTCCCAGTTGTCATTCAATTCAGCAAACCCTAGCTTTCTCACTCG GACTGTTTTTAGCAACTTCCAAGGCACAACACTACAAAGATGGGTCAGGCTTTTTTCACCTGATAGTG AACCTGGTGACAGAGTAGAGGCTGATGAGGCTATTGCACAAATTGAAACTGACAAG GTGACAATAGATATTGCTAGCCCATGGTGTGATCCAAGAG TTTCTTGTCAAGCAAGGAGATACTGTAGAACCGGAAAGCAAGGTAGCTATACAAAATAG
- the LOC106300631 gene encoding uncharacterized protein LOC106300631: MSIRIPSASWDFRGFVLCFIFLGSFPGTIRAQEVTLDTIQIFTTHEWFSTKPIVYFRCKGENKTVLPDVKITNVPYSFKGHESWQPLTGLNGTKCKRCGIYEDDTFKYDTFDEWELCPSDFTAEGRYTHVKDKEFNATFLCHGCSQLGSGSKKEDGSDKEEGRRRMHPAIVVLIVVLVLGVVTVGLVVGYKYWRKKKRQQEQARFLKLFEDGDEIEDELGLENTL; the protein is encoded by the exons ATGTCAATCCGAATCCCATCGGCTTCTTGGGACTTTCGAGGTTTCGTATTATGTTTCATCTTCCTCGGATCGTTCCCAG GAACAATACGAGCACAAGAAGTTACACTAGACACGATTCAGATCTTCACGACGCACGAGTGGTTCTCCACCAAGCCTATAGTCTATTTCCGATGCAAAGGAGAGAACAAGACGGTGCTTCCTGATGTGAAGATAACCAATGTCCCCTACTCTTTCAAAGGCCACGAATCTTGGCAG CCACTAACCGGACTTAACGGAACAAAGTGCAAGAGGTGTGGAATCTACGAGGACGACACCTTTAAATATGATACGTTTGACGAATGGGAGCTTTGTCCTTCTGATTTCACTGCTGAGGGTAGATACACACACGTCAAGGACAAGGAGTTCAATGCTACTTTTCTCTGCCATGGATGCTCACAACTCGGATCTG GTTCGAAGAAAGAAGATGGCTCTGATAAGGAAGAGGGAAGGCGCAGAATGCATCCTGCAATCGTGGTACTGATTGTGGTACTTGTGTTAGGTGTGGTTACGGTGGGTCTTGTGGTTGGTTACAAGTATTGGCGAAAGAAGAAGCGGCAACAAGAACAGGCCCGGTTTCTCAAGCTGTTCGAAGATGGTGACGAAATTGAGGACGAGCTTGGCCTTGAAAATACCCTGTGA
- the LOC106300313 gene encoding ABC transporter G family member 37 isoform X2, with product MANMAGADEIESLRVELAEIGRSIRSSFHRHTSSFRSGSSRYEPDHDGEGNDTNAEYALQWAEIERLPTVKRMRSTLLDDGDESMTEKGKRVVDVTKLGAMERHLMIEKLIKHIENDNLKLLKKIRRRIDRVGMELPTIEVRYEGLKVEAECEIVEGKALPTLWNTATRVLSELVKLTGAKTREAKISILNDVNGIIKPGRLTLLLGPPGCGKTTLLKALSGNLENNLKCSGEISYNGHRLDEFVPQKTSAYISQYDLHIAEMTVRETVDFSARCQGVGSRTEIMMEVSKREKEAGIIPDTEVDAYMKAISVEGLERSLQTDYILKILGLDICAETLIGDVMRRGISGGQKKRLTTAEMIVGPTKALFMDEITNGLDSSTAFQIVKSLQQLAHISNATVVVSLLQPAPESFDLFDDVMLMAKGKIVYHGPRGEVLNFFEECGFQCPERKGVADYLQEVISRKDQVQYWRHEDLPYSFVSVDMLSKKFKDFSIGKKIEEALSKPYDRSKSHKDALSFSVYSLPNWEMFIACISREYLLMKRNYFVYIFKTGQLVMAAFITMTVFIRTRMGIDILHGNSYMSALFFAVIILLVDGFPELAMTAQRLAVFYKQKQLCFYPAWAYAIPATVLKVPLSLLESFVWTGLTYYVIGYTPEASRFFKQFILLFLVHFTSISMFRCLAAIFQTVVASVTAGSFGILITFVFAGFVIPPPSMPAWLKWGFWANPLSYSEIGLSVNEFLAPRWSQIQPSTNLTLGRSILESRGLNYDGYMYWVSLCALVGFTVLFNTIFTLALTFLKSPTSSRAMISQEKLSELQGTEGTTDYSSIKKKTTDSPVKTEGKMVLPFKPLTVTFQELNYFVDTPVEMREQGFANKKLQLLTDITGAFRPGILTALMGVSGAGKTTLLDVLAGRKTSGYIEGDIRISGFPKVQETFARVSGYCEQTDIHSPNITVEESVIYSAWLRLAPEIESATKTEFVKQVLETIELDEIKDALVGVAGESGLSTEQRKRLTIAVELVANPSIIFMDEPTTGLDARAAAIVMRAVKNVADTGRTIVCTIHQPSIDIFEAFDELVLLKRGGRMIYTGPLGQNSCHIIEYFENVPGVPKIRDNHNPATWMLDVSSQSAEVELSVDFAKIYNESALFKSNSELVKQLSQPDSGSSDLQFKRTYAQSWYGQFKSIWWKMNLSYWRNPSYNLMRLIHTLISSLIFGALFWKQGQKIDTQQSVFTVVGAIYGAVLFLGINNCSSAIRNLETERNVMYRERFAGMYSATAYALGQVVTEIPYLFIQAAEFVIITYPMIGFYASTYKVFWALYSMFTSLLTYNYLAMFLISITPNFMVASILQSIFYVNFNLFSGFLIPETEVPRWWIWLYYITPTSWTLNGFFSSQYENIHEEIIVFGESTTASKFLEDYFGFHHDRLAVTAVVQIAFPIALALMFAFFVGKLNFQRR from the exons ATGGCTAATATGGCTGGAGCAGACGAGATTGAGTCGTTGAGAGTGGAGCTTGCAGAGATTGGAAGAAGCATCAGATCATCGTTCCATAGACACACCTCGAGTTTCAGAAGCGGCTCTTCGAGGTATGAACCTGATCATGATGGTGAGGGCAATGATACTAATGCAGAGTATGCTCTGCAATGGGCTGAGATCGAGAGATTGCCAACCGTGAAACGCATGAGATCGACTCTCCTTGATGATGGTGATGAGTCCATGACTGAGAAAGGAAAAAGAGTCGTTGATGTCACGAAGCTTGGAGCCATGGAACGCCATCTGATGATTGAGAAACTCATCAAACACATTGAGAATGATAATCTCAAGTTGCTCAAGAAAATCAGGAGAAGAATAGACAG AGTTGGAATGGAGTTACCGACCATAGAAGTGAGGTATGAGGGTTTAAAAGTGGAGGCAGAGTGCGAGATTGTTGAAGGGAAGGCACTTCCAACACTGTGGAACACTGCTACGCGTGTTTTGTCT GAACTGGTGAAGCTCACTGGTGCAAAAACACGAGAAGCCAAGATAAGCATTCTTAATGATGTCAATGGCATTATAAAACCGGGAAG GTTAACATTGTTGCTTGGTCCTCCTGGATGTGGAAAAACGACTCTGTTGAAGGCCTTATCAGGAAACTTAGAAAATAATCTAAAG TGTTCAGGTGAAATCTCCTACAATGGGCATAGACTTGACGAGTTTGTTCCTCAGAAAACATCGGCGTACATAAGCCAATATGATCTGCACATTGCTGAGATGACAGTGAGGGAGACAGTCGACTTCTCAGCTCGTTGTCAGGGTGTTGGAAGCCGAACAG AAATTATGATGGAAGTTAGTAAAAGAGAAAAGGAAGCAGGAATCATTCCTGACACAGAAGTGGATGCTTACATGAAA GCAATATCTGTTGAAGGACTTGAAAGAAGTCTGCAAACAGATTACATCTTGAAG ATTCTTGGACTCGACATTTGTGCAGAAACTTTGATTGGAGATGTGATGAGGAGAGGCATATCAGGGGGCCAGAAGAAGCGTCTTACCACAG CCGAGATGATCGTTGGTCCAACAAAGGCACTGTTTATGGATGAAATAACAAACGGCTTAGACAGTTCCACGGCTTTTCAGATTGTTAAATCTCTTCAGCAGCTGGCTCACATATCAAACGCTACTGTTGTTGTTTCGCTTCTTCAACCTGCTCCAGAGTCCTTTGACCTCTTTGATGACGTTATGCTGATGGCCAAGGGGAAAATAGTGTATCATGGCCCACGTGGTGAGGTCCTGAACTTCTTTGAGGAGTGTGGATTCCAATGCCCTGAAAGGAAAGGTGTTGCAGACTATCTCCAGGAG GTTATATCAAGAAAAGACCAAGTTCAATACTGGCGTCACGAGGATTTACCTTATAGCTTTGTCTCAGTAGACATGTTGTCGAAGAAATTCAAGGACTTCAGTATAGGGAAAAAGATTGAGGAAGCTCTGTCTAAACCATATGATAGATCAAAAAGCCATAAGGATGCTCTTTCCTTCAGCGTGTACTCTCTACCAAACTGGGAGATGTTTATAGCTTGCATATCAAGAGAGTATCTTCTCATGAAGAGAAACTATTTCGTCTATATATTCAAGACGGGTCAG CTTGTGATGGCAGCATTCATTACTATGACTGTGTTTATCCGAACAAGGATGGGTATTGATATCCTTCATGGAAACTCTTACATGAGTGCCCTCTTTTTCGCCGTCATTATCCTTCTTGTTGATGGATTCCCTGAGTTGGCTATGACGGCTCAACGCTTAGCTGTATTTTACAAACAGAAGCAGTTGTGTTTCTATCCAGCATGGGCTTATGCAATCCCTGCAACGGTGTTAAAGGTCCCACTCTCGTTACTTGAATCATTCGTTTGGACTGGACTCACTTACTATGTCATTGGGTACACCCCTGAAGCCTCCAG GTTCTTCAAGCAGTTCATTCTACTATTTCTTGTTCACTTCACTTCGATATCCATGTTCCGGTGTCTAGCTGCAATCTTCCAGACAGTAGTTGCCTCAGTCACAGCTGGCAGTTTTGGTATATTAATCACATTTGTCTTTGCCGGTTTTGTCATTCCACCAC CTTCTATGCCGGCATGGCTCAAGTGGGGTTTCTGGGCAAATCCATTGAGTTACAGTGAGATTGGGCTATCGGTAAATGAGTTTCTTGCTCCAAGGTGGAGCCAG ATACAACCAAGTACTAATCTTACCTTGGGGAGAAGCATACTCGAAAGCCGTGGACTGAACTACGATGGTTATATGTATTGGGTATCACTCTGTGCCTTGGTGGGTTTCACTGTGCTCTTCAACACAATTTTCACTCTGGCGCTGACGTTTTTGAAAT CACCGACATCATCACGAGCCATGATCTCACAAGAAAAACTCTCTGAGCTGCAAGGAACAGAAGGTACAACAGACTACTCTTCCATCAAGAAAAAGACTACAGATTCCCCTGTAAAAACAGAAG GCAAGATGGTGTTACCTTTCAAGCCCCTCACTGTGACATTTCAAGAACTGAACTACTTCGTTGACACTCCAGTG GAGATGAGAGAGCAAGGATTTGCTAACAAGAAGCTGCAACTTCTCACAGACATCACCGGAGCTTTCCGTCCGGGAATCCTAACGGCGTTGATGGGAGTGAGCGGCGCCGGAAAGACCACACTCCTCGACGTCCTAGCCGGAAGAAAGACCAGCGGATACATAGAAGGCGACATCAGAATCAGCGGCTTCCCTAAAGTCCAAGAAACGTTCGCTAGAGTCTCAGGCTACTGCGAGCAAACAGATATTCACTCACCAAACATCACCGTCGAAGAATCCGTTATCTACTCCGCTTGGCTCCGTCTCGCTCCTGAGATCGAGTCCGCAACCAAAACC GAATTCGTGAAGCAAGTGCTGGAGACGATCGAGTTAGACGAGATCAAGGATGCTTTGGTGGGAGTCGCCGGAGAGAGCGGATTATCGACGGAGCAGAGGAAACGGCTTACGATCGCGGTGGAGTTGGTGGCGAATCCGTCGATCATCTTCATGGACGAGCCTACGACGGGACTCGACGCAAGAGCAGCCGCCATTGTTATGAGAGCTGTGAAGAACGTAGCTGACACTGGACGAACCATCGTCTGCACTATTCATCAGCCTAGCATCGATATTTTCGAAGCTTTCGACGAG TTAGTCCTTCTTAAAAGAGGTGGTCGCATGATCTACACAGGACCACTAGGCCAAAACTCATGTCACATTATCGAGTATTTTGAG AATGTTCCTGGAGTTCCTAAAATAAGAGACAACCACAATCCAGCAACATGGATGCTTGATGTTAGTTCACAATCTGCTGAAGTTGAACTTAGTGTCGATTTCGCTAAAATCTACAATGAGTCCGCTCTTTTCAA GAGCAACTCAGAGCTTGTGAAACAGTTGAGCCAACCAGATTCAGGGTCAAGTGATTTACAGTTTAAAAGAACTTATGCACAGAGTTGGTATGGACAATTCAAATCCATTTGGTGGAAGATGAACTTGTCTTACTGGAGGAACCCTTCTTATAACCTGATGCGTTTGATTCACACATTAATCTCTTCTTTGATCTTCGGCGCACTCTTTTGGAAACAAGGCCAGAAAAT AGATACTCAACAGAGTGTGTTCACTGTAGTTGGAGCGATCTACGGGGCTGTGCTTTTCTTGGGGATTAACAACTGTTCATCAGCTATTCGAAATTTAGAAACAGAACGAAATGTTATGTACCGTGAAAGATTTGCAGGGATGTACTCAGCGACAGCTTATGCATTAGGTCAAGTCGTGACTGAGATACCTTACTTGTTCATACAAGCAGCCGAGTTTGTGATCATAACATATCCTATGATCGGTTTCTATGCTTCAACCTACAAAGTCTTTTGGGCATTGTACTCTATGTTCACTTCACTTCTCACTTACAACTATCTCGCAATGTTCCTCATCTCCATCACACCAAACTTCATGGTTGCCTCGATTCTTCAGTCGATTTTCTATGTTAATTTTAACCTCTTTTCCGGGTTTCTGATCCCTGAGACG GAAGTTCCAAGGTGGTGGATTTGGTTATATTATATAACACCAACGTCATGGACACTCAACGGGTTTTTCTCGTCTCAGTATGAAAATATTCACGAGGAGATCATTGTCTTTGGAGAATCCACGACGGCTTCAAAATTCTTAGAAGACTATTTTGGATTCCATCATGACCGTTTGGCAGTTACAGCGGTTGTTCAAATCGCTTTTCCTATTGCATTGGCTTTGATGTTTGCATTCTTTGTTGGCAAACTCAATTTCCAAAGAAGATGA
- the LOC106298927 gene encoding uncharacterized protein LOC106298927 isoform X1 gives MIVGCSSPLDSHSIKKNDVSQSSYRKVICVSQLSFNSANPSFLTRIFYVHVCRTVFSNFQGTTLQRWVRLFSPDSEPGDRVEADEAIAQIETDKVTIDIASPWCDPRVSCQARRYCRTGKQGSYTK, from the exons ATGATTGTTGGCTGCTCCTCCCCTTTGGATTCACATAGCATCAAGAAAAATG ACGTCTCCCAAAGCTCTTACAGAAAAGTCATATGCGTTTCCCAGTTGTCATTCAATTCAGCAAACCCTAGCTTTCTCACTCG GATTTTTTATGTCCATGTGTGCAGGACTGTTTTTAGCAACTTCCAAGGCACAACACTACAAAGATGGGTCAGGCTTTTTTCACCTGATAGTG AACCTGGTGACAGAGTAGAGGCTGATGAGGCTATTGCACAAATTGAAACTGACAAG GTGACAATAGATATTGCTAGCCCATGGTGTGATCCAAGAG TTTCTTGTCAAGCAAGGAGATACTGTAGAACCGGAAAGCAAGGTAGCTATACAAAATAG